One stretch of Pseudomonas sp. NC02 DNA includes these proteins:
- a CDS encoding TonB-dependent siderophore receptor yields the protein MSSTPTRGGLLLASRLLLGCLPLAVPGLAYAQQQVQAFDIAPGKLGDVLTCYAQAAGVPISFLSQQVAGLDSPGVRGSYNVEDGFAQVLAGTGFAARGNADGYQLESLPVAGGALSLGATEITANQLGTITEGSGSYTPGTIATATRMVLTPRETPQSITVITRQHMDDFALTSIDDVMRHTPGITVSTFDSERNNYYARGFSVENFQYDGIPTLRNSAYSSSQTLSDMAIYDRVEILKGATGLLTGAGAPGATINLIRKKPTRDFKASVELGAGSWDNYRSQIDVSGPLTDSGNVRGRAVAAYQDKHSFMDHYQRSTNVYFGTLEADLTDDTLLTVGFDYLDSDPQGSGWSGSRALFDRNGNRIDVKRSYNNGAKWSRWEQYSRSVFSTLEHNFDNGWVIKGQYTHQLMGYDAPLGSIMSGPFPATGLSSLYANKFTGNTRADSGDVYASGPFSLLGRTHELVIGASASNSHWTGKDYGAPTYVGNNEIDFWNFDGNAPEPNWGEPTRIIDATTRQSAGYMAARFNLMDDLNLFLGSRVANYKLRGEDDSTETGKLVPYAGVTYDLNDNFTAYASYTDIFMPTTYSRDRNNKLLEPDEGKNYETGLKGEFFEGRLNTSMAYFEVHETNRAEPDAEYNAAPTNPSLGYAEKGIKAKTKGFEAEMSGELAPGWQAQAGYTHKILRDEHGDKASTWEPEDQLSFFTSYKLKGPLDRLTVGGGARWQSRSWQVVYNRPKAQNEEFSQEAYWVVDAMAKYQVSEHLSATLNVNNLFDKQYYTNIGFYNTAYYGTPRNVMLTTRWDF from the coding sequence ATGTCTTCAACCCCCACACGCGGCGGCCTGTTGCTGGCCAGTCGACTGTTGCTTGGCTGCCTGCCCCTGGCGGTGCCGGGCCTGGCCTACGCGCAGCAGCAGGTACAGGCGTTCGACATCGCCCCCGGAAAACTCGGTGACGTGCTGACGTGTTACGCCCAGGCCGCCGGCGTGCCGATCTCGTTCCTGTCGCAACAAGTGGCCGGGTTGGACAGCCCCGGCGTGCGCGGCAGCTACAACGTGGAGGACGGGTTCGCGCAGGTGCTGGCCGGCACCGGCTTCGCAGCACGCGGCAATGCCGATGGCTACCAGCTGGAAAGCCTGCCGGTGGCCGGCGGCGCGCTGTCGCTGGGTGCCACAGAGATCACCGCGAATCAGTTGGGCACCATCACTGAGGGCAGCGGTTCCTACACCCCGGGCACCATCGCCACCGCCACGCGCATGGTGCTGACCCCACGGGAAACCCCGCAGTCGATCACCGTGATCACGCGCCAGCATATGGATGACTTCGCGCTCACTTCGATCGACGACGTGATGCGCCATACACCGGGCATCACCGTGTCGACCTTCGACAGCGAGCGTAACAATTACTACGCCCGCGGCTTCTCGGTGGAAAACTTCCAGTACGACGGCATCCCGACCCTGCGCAACTCCGCCTACTCGTCCAGCCAGACCCTCAGCGACATGGCGATCTATGACCGCGTGGAAATCCTCAAGGGTGCCACCGGACTGCTGACCGGCGCCGGCGCCCCTGGCGCGACGATCAACCTGATCCGCAAAAAGCCCACGCGGGACTTCAAGGCCAGCGTCGAACTCGGCGCCGGCAGCTGGGACAACTATCGTTCCCAGATCGACGTGAGTGGCCCGCTGACCGACAGCGGCAACGTGCGCGGGCGTGCGGTGGCGGCGTACCAGGACAAGCACTCGTTCATGGACCACTACCAGCGCAGCACCAATGTGTATTTCGGCACGCTGGAAGCCGACCTGACCGACGACACCCTGCTCACCGTCGGTTTCGATTACCTGGACAGCGACCCGCAAGGCTCGGGCTGGTCCGGCAGCCGTGCGCTGTTCGATCGCAACGGCAACCGCATCGATGTAAAACGCTCCTACAACAACGGCGCCAAGTGGAGCCGCTGGGAGCAGTACTCCCGCAGCGTGTTCTCCACCCTGGAACACAACTTCGACAATGGCTGGGTGATCAAGGGCCAATACACCCACCAACTCATGGGCTACGACGCGCCCCTGGGCTCGATCATGAGTGGCCCGTTCCCCGCCACCGGACTGTCGTCCCTGTACGCGAACAAGTTCACCGGCAACACCCGCGCCGACTCGGGCGATGTCTACGCCAGCGGTCCGTTCAGCCTGCTGGGCCGTACCCATGAATTGGTGATTGGCGCGTCGGCCTCGAACTCCCACTGGACCGGAAAGGACTACGGCGCCCCCACTTATGTGGGCAACAACGAGATCGATTTCTGGAACTTCGATGGCAACGCTCCGGAGCCGAACTGGGGTGAACCGACACGGATCATCGATGCCACGACCCGCCAATCCGCAGGCTATATGGCCGCACGTTTCAACCTCATGGATGACCTGAACCTGTTCCTCGGCAGCCGCGTGGCCAACTACAAATTGCGTGGCGAAGACGACTCCACCGAGACCGGCAAGCTGGTGCCCTACGCCGGGGTCACCTACGACCTGAACGACAACTTCACCGCGTATGCCAGCTACACCGACATCTTCATGCCGACGACCTACAGCCGCGACCGCAACAACAAATTGCTGGAACCGGATGAAGGCAAGAACTACGAGACCGGCCTCAAGGGTGAGTTCTTCGAGGGCCGGCTCAACACCAGCATGGCCTACTTCGAAGTGCACGAAACCAACCGTGCGGAGCCGGACGCCGAATACAACGCCGCGCCGACCAACCCATCCCTCGGGTATGCCGAGAAAGGCATCAAGGCCAAAACCAAGGGTTTCGAGGCCGAGATGTCCGGCGAGCTTGCGCCGGGCTGGCAGGCCCAGGCCGGCTACACCCACAAGATCCTGCGGGATGAGCATGGCGACAAGGCTTCGACCTGGGAGCCGGAGGACCAGCTCAGTTTCTTCACCTCGTACAAACTCAAGGGTCCGCTGGACCGCCTGACCGTCGGCGGCGGCGCGCGCTGGCAGAGCAGAAGCTGGCAAGTGGTGTACAACCGGCCCAAGGCGCAAAACGAAGAGTTCTCGCAGGAAGCGTATTGGGTGGTGGACGCGATGGCCAAGTATCAGGTCAGCGAACATCTTTCCGCGACGCTGAACGTCAACAACCTGTTCGACAAGCAGTACTACACCAACATCGGCTTCTATAACACGGCCTATTACGGCACCCCGCGCAACGTGATGCTCACCACGCGCTGGGACTTCTAA
- a CDS encoding FecR domain-containing protein → MNQPLPHAVLRQAAEWLVRLDHEGNAANEQAFRAWLAADPQHPQAIARLQGHLLPLKQAPARAALRRARQPRQGATLVKCLALALLLAGVPAYQYEQRGYLFADLSTDRGQWRQTLLADGSDLQLEGSSAVNLHLDASQRRVQLLHGEILVTVAKDTQRPFYVDTPQGSIRALGTRFIVELSDTATVVKMLESSTRIDSAGHTITLGPGEQVRLDASGPGTPKSVDVQAQQQAWTAHQLLANDEPLADVLERLARHRPGVLMFDRQALQGIRVTVMLPTDDSDRALRLLTRTLPIEVSTYTPWLTRVRLKSPAG, encoded by the coding sequence ATGAACCAGCCTCTGCCCCACGCTGTGCTGCGCCAGGCCGCCGAATGGCTGGTGCGGCTGGATCACGAAGGCAATGCCGCCAACGAACAGGCGTTTCGCGCCTGGCTGGCCGCCGACCCGCAGCACCCGCAAGCCATTGCCCGCCTTCAGGGCCACTTGCTGCCTCTCAAACAAGCCCCGGCCCGTGCCGCATTGCGCCGGGCCCGGCAGCCTCGCCAAGGGGCAACGCTGGTCAAGTGTCTCGCCCTGGCCCTGCTGCTCGCGGGGGTGCCGGCGTACCAGTACGAGCAACGTGGCTATCTGTTCGCCGACCTGAGCACCGACCGTGGCCAATGGCGCCAGACGCTGCTGGCCGACGGCAGCGACCTGCAACTGGAAGGCAGCTCTGCGGTGAACCTGCACCTGGACGCCAGCCAGCGCCGCGTGCAACTGCTGCATGGTGAGATTCTGGTAACAGTGGCCAAGGACACCCAGCGCCCGTTTTATGTCGACACCCCGCAGGGCAGCATTCGCGCCCTGGGCACGCGTTTTATCGTCGAACTCAGCGACACCGCCACCGTGGTCAAGATGCTCGAATCCTCGACCCGCATCGACAGTGCCGGGCATACGATTACCCTCGGCCCCGGCGAGCAGGTGCGCCTGGATGCAAGCGGGCCCGGCACGCCGAAAAGCGTTGATGTGCAAGCGCAGCAGCAAGCCTGGACGGCCCACCAGTTGCTGGCCAACGACGAGCCGCTGGCGGATGTACTTGAGCGCCTGGCGCGGCATCGCCCGGGTGTGCTGATGTTCGATCGCCAGGCGCTGCAAGGCATTCGGGTGACGGTGATGCTGCCGACGGACGACAGCGACCGCGCATTGCGCCTGCTCACACGCACCCTGCCGATTGAAGTCAGCACCTACACCCCGTGGCTCACACGTGTGCGCCTGAAATCCCCCGCCGGATAA
- a CDS encoding sigma-70 family RNA polymerase sigma factor, producing MKLSSPTDAPTLDALYRGYHGWLLTWLRRRVHCSHQAADVAQDTFVRLLASGTYVAPGEPRAYLATIARRLLMDNGRRRRLEQAYREELERCAAYLEQAPSPEQILQAAQMLEAIDRALARMHKRIRDTFILRYLEGLDQAQIAQRLGVSVRTVQNDLVEALLACDACAQP from the coding sequence ATGAAGCTGTCTTCGCCCACCGACGCTCCTACGCTCGATGCGCTGTACCGCGGCTACCACGGCTGGTTGTTGACCTGGTTGCGGCGTCGCGTGCATTGCTCCCATCAGGCGGCCGACGTGGCGCAAGACACTTTCGTACGCTTGCTGGCATCGGGTACTTACGTGGCGCCGGGTGAGCCACGGGCTTATCTGGCCACCATCGCGCGCCGGTTGCTGATGGACAATGGCCGCCGCCGACGCCTGGAACAGGCCTACCGCGAAGAGCTCGAACGCTGCGCCGCGTACCTTGAACAGGCGCCTTCGCCGGAGCAGATCCTGCAAGCCGCGCAAATGCTTGAGGCGATCGACCGGGCCTTGGCACGCATGCACAAGCGGATCCGCGACACCTTCATCCTGCGTTACCTCGAAGGCCTGGACCAGGCGCAAATCGCCCAGCGCCTGGGTGTCTCGGTGCGCACAGTACAGAACGATCTGGTGGAAGCCTTGCTGGCGTGCGATGCGTGCGCCCAGCCATGA
- the rimJ gene encoding ribosomal protein S5-alanine N-acetyltransferase, translated as MTFPATGISTDRLLLLGAHPSHARALQMYLLQNRAFLQPWEPSRDDAFFEPDAITERLHAMADKTASGEALHLLIFSQDQIIGACNFSNIVRGAFQACHLGYALAKSAQGQGLMHEALTAAIAHVFDAMQLHRIMANYRPENERSARLLARLGFEKEGEARAYLRINGVWADHVLTALINPASDRLLQPEVLNH; from the coding sequence ATGACATTCCCCGCTACCGGCATCAGCACTGACCGCCTCTTACTGCTGGGCGCCCACCCTTCCCACGCTCGCGCCCTGCAAATGTACCTGCTGCAAAATCGCGCCTTTCTGCAGCCTTGGGAGCCTTCGCGTGACGACGCCTTTTTTGAACCGGACGCCATCACCGAACGCCTCCACGCCATGGCCGACAAAACCGCCAGCGGCGAAGCGTTGCACCTGCTGATATTCAGCCAGGACCAAATCATCGGCGCCTGCAACTTCAGCAACATCGTGCGCGGTGCGTTTCAGGCCTGCCACTTGGGTTATGCGCTGGCTAAATCCGCCCAAGGCCAAGGCTTGATGCACGAAGCGCTGACGGCGGCGATTGCCCATGTGTTCGACGCCATGCAGCTGCACCGAATCATGGCCAACTACCGCCCAGAGAATGAGCGCAGTGCGCGCCTGCTGGCACGGCTGGGGTTTGAAAAAGAGGGCGAGGCGCGGGCGTATCTGAGGATCAACGGGGTCTGGGCGGACCATGTGTTAACGGCACTGATCAATCCGGCAAGCGACCGTCTATTGCAGCCCGAAGTTTTAAACCACTAG
- a CDS encoding DMT family transporter, which translates to MNVSVLYALAAAALFGASTPLAKLLGLDTPPILLAGLLYLGSGLGLAIVRFARDHGWKRPGLAAGEWPWLVGAIVFGGVLAPVALMYGLTRTAGATASLMLNLESVLTAVLAWVVFKENADRRIVIGMIAIVLGGIVLSWPHGTATAHDWTGPLAVAFACFCWAIDNNLTRKVSASDALFIAGSKGLAAGVVNCCLALAIGSQLPAVATLGSTMVVGLLGYGVSLVLFVLALRGLGSARTGAYFSTAPFLGAVISILILGESVSLMFLLAAALMAIGVWIHLMEHHAHEHQHDPLMHGHRHTHDEHHQHVHNFAWDGTEPHSHAHEHAPIQHSHAHFPDVHHRHKH; encoded by the coding sequence ATGAATGTGAGCGTTCTCTACGCGTTGGCTGCTGCGGCGTTGTTCGGCGCCAGCACTCCGCTTGCCAAGCTCTTGGGGCTGGATACGCCGCCCATCCTGTTGGCAGGGCTGCTCTATCTGGGCAGCGGCCTGGGACTGGCCATCGTTCGGTTTGCTCGCGACCACGGCTGGAAACGGCCCGGGCTTGCAGCCGGAGAGTGGCCCTGGTTGGTGGGCGCCATTGTCTTTGGGGGCGTGCTTGCGCCTGTGGCGCTCATGTACGGGCTCACCCGCACAGCGGGCGCCACCGCATCGCTGATGCTCAATCTTGAGTCGGTGCTCACGGCCGTGCTGGCGTGGGTCGTGTTCAAAGAGAACGCAGATCGCCGCATCGTGATCGGCATGATCGCTATTGTTCTGGGCGGGATCGTTTTGTCATGGCCGCACGGGACAGCGACGGCTCATGATTGGACGGGGCCGCTGGCCGTGGCGTTCGCCTGTTTTTGTTGGGCCATCGACAATAACCTGACCCGTAAGGTCTCTGCCTCGGATGCGCTGTTTATCGCCGGCAGCAAAGGCTTGGCGGCGGGTGTGGTCAATTGCTGTTTGGCGTTGGCCATCGGGTCGCAACTGCCAGCGGTGGCCACGCTCGGGTCAACCATGGTGGTTGGGCTGCTTGGGTATGGCGTGAGTCTGGTGCTGTTTGTGCTCGCTCTGCGCGGGCTTGGCAGTGCGCGCACCGGCGCCTATTTTTCCACGGCTCCTTTCCTGGGCGCGGTCATCTCGATCCTGATCCTGGGCGAGTCAGTTTCGCTGATGTTCTTGCTCGCGGCCGCCTTGATGGCCATCGGGGTGTGGATTCATCTGATGGAACATCATGCGCACGAGCATCAGCACGATCCCCTCATGCACGGTCATCGCCATACACACGATGAGCACCACCAGCATGTGCATAACTTTGCGTGGGACGGTACCGAGCCACATAGTCATGCCCATGAGCACGCACCGATCCAGCACAGTCATGCGCATTTTCCCGATGTACACCATCGGCATAAACACTGA
- a CDS encoding DUF6124 family protein, whose product MFKIVPDPPRDQAKDRAAFTRALDHYLPTDPPQPSTNFYAISDEISFEDSLLFTADLLHSASATALDCGEQLQSPERAKVLAVWHLLEIAKAMVDRSIECLHPRKT is encoded by the coding sequence ATGTTTAAAATTGTCCCCGATCCACCCCGTGACCAGGCCAAAGACCGCGCCGCCTTCACCCGAGCGCTCGACCACTACTTGCCGACCGATCCGCCGCAACCCTCGACAAACTTCTACGCCATCAGCGACGAAATCAGCTTCGAAGACTCCCTGCTCTTCACTGCCGACCTGCTGCACAGCGCCTCGGCCACCGCGCTCGACTGTGGCGAACAACTGCAAAGCCCCGAGCGTGCGAAAGTCCTCGCGGTATGGCACCTGCTGGAAATCGCCAAGGCCATGGTCGACCGCTCGATAGAGTGCCTGCACCCGCGCAAAACCTGA